The DNA window AAAGTTTTCTTGAataaatgatgataatagaTCAGGAAAATATTGCAATAGCAATTTCCAAGTAATTTCCAAGTGTTCAGTGATATGGTTTTTGGATATGTTGAAATTTTGCGTGATCGATTGTAGGATCTCTTTTAAAAgccaatatatatatatatatatatatatataaaagaaagagtATGTATAACATATAATACTTCCTTGTTTGCTGGTTGcaatatttcattattattgcttTTTACCTGAACCTTATTGTGATTGAGAAATATGAGACAAaccaagaatttttttaatgcaaaagaagaaattcaaATGCAAAtgcaaatttgatttgccTGTGATGGCAAGAAATATGCAGTTTGGTTCGTCAGTTAGTAGAACATCTATTGGTTTCCACATGTTTGTTGGAACTATCACAACTGCttagaaaaatttcattttggtttttctttGCCTTGGCactttgtttgtttttttttgccacCAAGTGATCATTAACACCAACAAATAGGAGGATACTTTTTTTAGTTCCTTGTATGTGTTTCTAACTCTTACCTTAGTTTAATCGAATTGATTCTCCGAATTAAATAATCCTGACTTTGATTAACAATGTATGTCCAGAGAGGTGAAAATATGAAAGTTGTTCTAATGGATGGTGATAgtgtaattttttttgcaccCCCTGTTTAATTGTTAATGGTTGCAGCATTCTGATTTTCTTCGTCCATTTTCAATCTTGTTCTGGTGCGTTAGTTTCGCACGAGTAGAAGAAATCGGTGGTTGCGCATGACCATCAACTGCTACCACGAGCATCGCAACCATAATTTCATCAGACAGGACCAGTAAACAAACCTctagaaaagaaaaaaaaaaagaaatgataaATGTACAATGCAAGTTATATACAGGACAAATAAGAAATATGTGGGCGTACCGAAACAATGATTattaatcatcatcattatcatcatcaacaacaacaacaagagaaTGATTTTGTCCTCATTTCATGAACAATCGCTCACTCATTTTACACAATGACTCTTTCATCTCATCTCAGCAACACATGCTCACGCACACATGTACACACACCAACACATACAGATTTACCGAAGCAGTACTGAATGATGAGCACAGCAATCATTGATTAGAACTACAGCAACGACAACATCATGATGAGGTGAGTGTAATCATCAAAGGTGTTCTCAAATTGTGTTTCAATAGATAAAAATGAGACACTGGAAGAaaagaggaaaaaaaaaaaaaaaaagaaattgcaGTGTCCAAATTGGTTGGAATTGAAATGACTaaaaaactaaattttacattattaaattgtatttccaatttgtttaatttcttaCGTAATACTCATTCtgtattttcttttgtcgTACTTCCTTCCTTTCTCCCTTTCCCCTTgtattccttttttttttttttttttctttttatacATTTTTACATTTATAGAATTTCctatttgttttctttaaattgtttattttatcaTTCCATTCCAGTCCATTCCATTCCGAtatattcttgttgttgaatatttatatattttagtggttttctttctcttctttttttttgcctttttaaaagaatttccccctttaaaaaatattatcacCAAATTATTCTAATAGTCCAttctatttcttcatcatacCATCCCACCCTCCTCTCCAATATTCATATATCAATACATTTTCAGTGCATATATCTACAACCTAGCATACTATCATAGTAATAAAAGAGGGAAATATCAAACGAATAGATATCAACAATACGATTTAACACAAACAAACAGTAATCTGCATCGTCAAACTACACCAATTTTAGTTGTCTACAAAGGAATcactttaattttttttttgttctgaTCCTCCATACTTTCAAGAAACTTATAGTAAATAGTTTTGCAAGGAAAGTCATTATCagtcaaataataatcaactagaaaagaaaaaaagaaagaaaaagaacgattaataatatcaatagaGTTTTCTAatcatttgatattgaGTATTATTTGGGGTTTTTATCATCAAGTTTAGACACATAAATTAATATACTCCTTGCCTCCCCACTCCCCCCACTTCGTTAGAACCTTAAATACTGGCTTTTATTCTAATCGAAGCAGaagtataaatataaacaccgacatatatatacacatatatataattggcagaatatcaacaaaagaaggtgatttattattttgtttgtcATAGATCAAGTTTGTTGTTAATTGGcagaataataattgatcaacTACTACCACCTAACACAATATCAAGAaggatatatatataaaagacttgaatttctttaatcatcattaaattcCAAATTTCAGGTGGTTAaacatttaatttttgagTTTATATTATccgttttattttttgcaGGTCGTTCAAAAATActcaaaaatatttttatattgttaatttcttttttgagtttctttttttttttttaatttgtttggtTGGTGCAAAACAGaaagttttttcttttttagtaTAAATTATCCCACCCACCCATTCACACACATTAACCAGagtgcaaaaaaaaaaaaaaactttcaacaacaacaacaacagaaaaaaaagaaaggcaaattaagaaaatcacacacacacacacacacaacaCAACACAACACATAGACTAATTTTACTCACTGGTttacaagaagaagaagaagaagaaaaaaaaaaatttcccATCCAACCATCCAACTACTTTAATcacattttctttctttctttttttccttttttttttatttataaaataaaccaTTTAAAATTATCCAACAATCAATCATATCACTTAATATCAActttaatttcatcacttttaccttttttttttgtttaccTCATATCTATCCCATTAATACAAACCAGCTAAGTTTTAataactactactacaactattactactactattattacttcCACTTTCTAATATAACTTAAACATTTTTACAATTTTAAAACGATGACTTCGACAAATGGACAACATTCACAACCttcacaacaacatcaacaaccaGAATATAATATTGCCACTGCTTCATCTCCAACTTCaactgctgctgctgctgctgctgctgctgctgctgctgctagTGCACCTAATAGTAATACATCTCCTACAACTGCAACTGGTATAGTGGATTCAACTTCGTCTCGCACCACTGCCACTGCTGGTGCCACTGTGACTGTAACATCAGAAACAGTTATTGGTTCACAACCCACTTCAACGACGTTAGTATCAGATCCATCCAATGCATTTCATCATCGTAATCAAGAATTCAGACAAGTATGTTTTAACCCATCAATAGTTGCTACCAGTGGACTCACAGCTGCTACCTCCAGCAATGCTGCTGCTACTTCCACGACAACTAACAATACATCATCCATTAAACGTAACTCTCCATCATCTAATGACTCCTCGAAACGCATAAGACTAGATACAACAAACACCAACTCCAACGCCAACTCCAACGCCAACACTATTCTCACTTCAACTAAACCACCTAAATTTGTTCGCAAATATAGATCAAGATCATTACCAATCATCagttttaataattcaagtGCATTTTATCCTCATTACAGACAAAAGAAacatcaccatcatcatcatcacaaTCAAGATCAACACCAGAATATCTTCAATACCAATTCAACTATTGCATCTTCACATTCATCAGTAAACAACACTTCATTCATCTCTAATACAGCTGTTAGTTCGAGTTCCAGTTCCAGTTCCAACACTATTCCATCCCTTCCGCCAATCAACCTTCAATctttaaaagaaattgatttacaTGAAATATTAAAGAACCCACAACTAAGACACGACATTTTATTTGATCCACAATTACAATTTAGACCAAATTTGGATGGTGAACGCGGGAAACGGAAGAAATccattattgataaatattggTTAGAAGTACGGAAAGAATGTCAaggatttttcaatcaaaaaGTAAAACCcgaagaaataaaaattcatcGATTACCTATATTATTTACAACATTAAGAGacattttattatcattattaccaaCTAAAGATCGTCAACAAGTGAGCGAAATTATggatattgaattattggtgcaacaattgaaacatggatcatttgattttgtagAAATGAGTCAATGGTTAGGTGATGTTTTCAAACTGCATTGTGCTCCAATGAGAGATCAATGGGTAGTGgaaatgattgaaaaatttgttgatgctTACAATTATAACAATGTTTCATATTTGGTCAATGGATTAAGAAtgattttccaaattttggAAGCCATGAAATTGGATGTTGCCAATCATCAAATTCGAATTTTACGCCCCGTTTTAATTGAAACTGCAGTAGATTTTGAAAGAGattattttcaaactttaatcaatcattcgaaaataaatattcatgattcattaaattgGTTTTATAAGAATTTTGTTAAGAAGTTTGACAGTATTCAACAATCATCAACAGCAGGAGGAGGTGGTGGTACAAATCCAGCTAAGAGATTATCTACTTTACACCAAGATGCTATTAATAATACCAATTtgaaaccaataataatatcttcagttattgatttattgagTTGTCGACAAATGGCCAGTGAATTCCCTTCGACATTGGCATTTGATCATACCAGATTGGTGTTATTAAGAGCTGATGCCCGTCAATTAGTTTGTATTCAATTATGTGTGGTGTTGTATAAACAATTGGTGATTAATGCTAAAGTTTCAACCAATTTATTATCCCCAAATAATATTGCCAAAGttcaacaagaaattttaGCCATTGTCACTGATGATAGTGGGAATATCAAATGGACGAAAAACATATCGGCTATTTCATTACAATTGGTGAAGAATTTATATCCCaatgaatcaaaaatcaatgTATCAGATCCTTCGATTAAAAGTTTAGTACAATTCAGTCATAGCTGGTTACTGAAACATATGCAACCAAATTCTCAAGTTTATGGCTTGATGGAAATTAAGGTTTTCAAAGAGCTATTAACAGAAATTTCAGTATTagttgaaaatgatgatttaataaGTGATACCAGTAatatcaccaccactaccaccaccagtactggtgctggtgctgcTGCCACCGCACCTATTGCaaacaccaccactaccaccactacgACTACAAccaataatgaattgaagaatattGCTACAAGAATAGCAACTTTAGTTAAATTTCATTGGAATGTATTTGGTGGttattatattgattatcTCAAATCTCAACGATCAAaattacaacaagaacaagataATTCTACAATTTTACCAACAATGATGGAagatggtgatgataataacaatgttagttcaaaaaagaaaaatgatgatgataaaactaataatactaatccAACATCTCATCGTGGTGgtgaaaataattcaaatattgataatactACTTCTGCTCCATTAAGTATGTTATCAtgataaaatataaaatataaaatttaaGTACTACTATTCACGTTTATTTTACgtttttctgtttttttttttttatgtttttgttttttggtcaaattaattaattaatattaggTTGATAGGTTTttggatttctttttttattatatatacatacatatatatatatgttaatattaataatattttatattatattatgttaataataatttttatttgaatcGTTTCTTCTTGGGGCGGGTTTTTTAACTGTTTTAAGTTCTACTTTCCCCAGAAACCTATTTGTtctatattattattaccactactacttttattattatgatggAATATCTTTGAtgcaatttttcaataatagaTGCTATATAATAATGGATGTAGAATATCGATTCCCAGATATTGAAACATATGTTGTGATAAATCTCCTTATCTGttcccatttttttttttttttttttttttgagtttGGTTTTAGAATCAAATATCGACTAACATTAGCGTTAACAATATCAGTAATGTTTTTTTAAActtattaattgaaaaaaataagaagtaatcaattcaaatcaaatcaaatatatattgtcACAACCATAAAGTATTCTATTACGGTGAGAGCACGTGATAACTAAGATGCTACCAAACGTACAGAAATGGGattgggttttttttttaggtattttcaaaatttttataatgGTATATGAGATACAAATTAATCATATTAATGTGAATAATAACTAACTAACAACAATGATTATAGAGTCCCGTTGATAAAAAATGGAGAAGAGAGAAACGAAGGTAAGAGGGAAGAGAGGGTGTTAAAAACAAGGCATATAAAagtctaaaaaaaaaaaattgaaaaaatggTATGAACAAACATTTAAAAATCTTCATTTCATTacttatcaacaacaaagttAAATCAAACTTTACTCCACTTACCCatatagtttttttttttttggtatgTCTTACGATTAAGGAGGACGTAATTGGCCCTTTCCCACctgtttttcttttttttttttttcaatcgtTTATCACAATATACTATATGAATAAACAAGATGATTAAAGaccgaaaaaaaaagaaaaagaagaaataaaatcacctggtcaattcaataaaagGGGGAGAGGGGGGAGGGGGTTATTACAATTATAATAAGTATTGTATAACAACCATATCAATTTAAGGGGGTTGACGATGTGGGGAAAAGTTGTATTGTGTTACGTTATGTAATGTAATGTTATGCAAATTACAAATATATTCCATGAATAGTTTGGGTCTTGAATTACTAACAAATCATTAAGTTTTGTATGTACAACCCTAATGATGAGTGTTTGTATAGATTACACGTCATTTGTAACATTGTAACGGAGTGATCACCTAGAAGTAGTTGGTAAGTATATCATACTCTTTGTGTTTGAACTTTAATGATTgctaacaacaacagctgGAATAAAGAGtatttcaatttgtaaGTTTTGAGGTCATTTAACTTAAAATTGCCTCATTCAATAAAACTCCACGAACaattcatttgataatttaaacCTAACtcttattgataaataccaaaaaaaaaaaaaactttgaTTTGGTTAGGAAATGgtatttcaaatattctttATACCAATGATACCTAAGTGGAAACTGATAGAAATTATAGACAAACACTGGCAGTTTTATAACCTTATAGTATATTGACAAGTGTTAactctttttcaaatatcaattatgAAGATACTATACATTGTAAGTTTTGTATTGCAATATCAGTTATATATTTTACCAAGGGTATATAGTTTGGTGTACTACCATAGTAATACTTTATCCATGTATAGAGCAATTGTTTTACATGGTTTGTTAATACCATCCTGTTAAACCCTTGGCACCCCACATAAAATTCATGCCGCGAAAAATATTGACCGAGGTAGATTATCTCGCCCTAGTAATGCCAACTGAGAAAGAACAAAACTGAAATTCCAAACGAGGGAGAGAAATacgaacaaaaaaaaaaaagaagacaACAATTTATAATCACACTCCATTTTCCATTTTccatttatcaatttagtAATAGCAATCTATTAAACTTTATCACAACAATCATATAACCCCCCCCCCTAATAATGTTAGGAATAATATCAACATTTCTAAGATGGTCAATATCACCAGtgattttcatttataatttgCTTCATGCTATAATTTCTCATACAATAATCATTCCATTAAAactatttttcaaaatatccaTATATATaccatttttgaaaatccCCGTTATAGTTCCATTAATATATCTTTTAGAATTACATGAGATAAAAGATACTAAATGGATTTTAAcacaaattgaattattttcaattacaACTTTGcattttttgattgtttgtaTCATTTTGGGTGGTATTGTAGGTACAATTGCGGGGATAAACATGAGTGccatttcaattgttttatcaGGGGAACCACTTGTATCGACACCAGCTGCAActactgctactactaCGACTGGTACATTGGGTAAACCAAGTGTAAAGACTATAGGTGTTGATAAGAGTAAATTAGAACAAGTGTGGGAGAAATCAATTGCAACTGGAGTTGgcaatgaaaatgaaggATTAGGgattaagaaaaaacttGAAGAAGTCATAATTCCTGACATATTACCGAATTTATCCAAATCAcgaattcaattgaaattaaaacaacagcaacaacaacaacaacagatACAAAAGTTGAAAGAACAACAAGGAATGACTCTTCGAAATCCAGAATTCAATGACACACAAAAACTTAGGAATGAAAAGATCAACATTAGCGATGAACTTGGTGGTGTTGATAACaatgacaacaacaacaacaatgaaatCCATGATATagatgatattgaaagCACGGGGATCGAAGTTGTTGGTTTGGAAGATGATGGTTATGCATATACAGGAGGATTGAGAAATCGTAATCAGTATCAATATAATACCCATCTTCAAAAATCAGATAAAAATGcatcaaaacaaaagataACTGCCAGAGCATCTGGTCATGAATCATTGAATCTGCCACAGATAGTATCTTCAACAACAGGTAGAAAGTTAAAAGACGTGAATGATGAATCAAGTACTGATTCCAAAACAGTAAAGTTTGCCGAAGATTTGGTACAGGAGCAACCAATTGGAACCCTGCTGAGTCAGAGAAAGGCACCAACCGTAACATTCCAAGAAGAACAGacagaaaaagaacaaagaaatcaattaagAGGTGTTAATATTTTACAAGAAAATGAGGAAGTTAGTAGTACTGATGAAGGAGCATTATCTAATATACCCGAGgaaacagaaacagaaacCGAAACCGAGAATGAAACTGGAACAGAAacagaagaaattgaagatcATATGTTTACTCAAGGTGAAAGTGTGACAGAAGATACTCTGTTGTACTGAATTTAGCCGCAAGAATGTGTGTGTGATCAGATAGAAGATTGAAGCTTTATCTTGCGTTTTGGAGGgttcaataattgttttattcATATTTAATTCTCatgttattattggttaTTTTCAAGAACTTTAAGCATATTTGTGTAAGATTTTGTACACGTGATGAGATTGTGACACATCTTTAAAATCAccttcctttttttttctcttggGCGCCGTCGCACATTTTGtattagttgttgttgtttgagATTAAATTTAACATGGAAATTAAACCTCTATGTAGATTAGATGTTCATTTCAACAAGCCAATACAATTTTCTTAGCCAGTTTTAAATTCTCTGTTCCAATATCAGTTTTGGACATGAATACTTAAAGCTAGTACCAAGTTCACATAatgtaaaataaaaatagaaaGGAAAGAGAACAAGAACTGATTGGCCAGAACAATCTTTAAATGTATTTGGTGGAATTAAAAAACTTTAAAATAACACCAACCTAGTACacagtatttttttttttttttttttttttttttgccgTCTCCTCCTTTCCTCTTGAAATTtcatatttaattaatactCTTCCATTAACTATTACTTGCTGAATTTTCACTCCTTACAATAAATTTTTGGCTTTCAGACACACCCAAGAGTTTAAACTTTGAGTTagatttttgtttcaaagtTGTTTTACCATTTGGAAATTATTGggttttttatttgactttgttaatttttcaatcaacCATCGAGGAGTGTGGGAGTGTTGGAGTGTATGTGTGTATATTAAGTGTGATTTTCTACATTCACAGtctaattttaaattttttcagattttactttttttttcttttcttttgtttgtttgtgcCTACAGATTCAATTTGCAAAAAGAAGTCCCACTTGTTTCAAccattcaattattatttcaacACCATCTTTATTTCTCAACATCTTCTAACCATCTCCATTTACAACTACGCCATCTTTTGTATTGAGTTTATAAaccattttgttttagttttagaCTATTAAAAGGTTCTGTGGAATTTGCACCCTTGTTTGGTTTGGATTAGATTGGGTTTTGGCtattccctttttttttttctttggagTTGTTTGTGTACGTGTGTGGGTTGGTGATATACACACACAGTTAACAGGTATTCCAAATAGACAGTAATATGTCAGATAATGTtgagaataataattcaatgatttcGGCGTATACAAGAATTTCTCCTGATTCAAACGATCTGcattttatcaaaatcgTCAAATTTCAACGACAAGCAGATAAGACACCAACATCAATTCCATTCCCTACAACATTACCAAATAACACATCTActagcaacaacaacaacaacaccattCAAGACTTATCTGATGGTAAAAGAGTTCAATTgggaaagaaaattatGGAACGGTTGTACACTGTGGGGATTTTATCTCGAAATGTGATTCAAAAATGTCGAAAGAATTCATCTACAATATCCTCACCGGAATCATCAGTGATAGaatcgtcatcatcatcatcaactcAGGACAGTATAAACCATTCAGTACTACCAGTTTCAAATAATGGATCTGAAAATGGAGAAAATGGCCATATTCTTccatcatcaccaacatCGACATCAAGTGCTATGTCCACGTCAAATTcaacattatcaaaaacaaGTGATACTTCAAGTCCACCTTCTGCAAATggcaaaaagaaaagaggAAGGAAACGTAAATTATCACTGGATGATAAACAAACGGAAATCGACAATTGTAAGATCTACAATtgtaaaattaaattgaatatgtCTCACGGTGATGAAAAGTTTCATGTTCGTTTGCAGTTTGtatataaaacaaaaccaaaagtaTTCACCtcccacaacaacaacaacaggaaaaacaataattatattagTAGTGGTAATCATTCCAGAAATGGATCCTATAACTACAATGGAAACGGTGTTAATTCCAAAGAAACCAACTCCAGTTTTAGTCGCAACAATAATGCATCTCCCAATGGACTCAATAGATTACTCAACCCATCTACAACAGAGACTCCAAACCTTAGCAATGGACACACAAATCACAGTTTGAGTACAAATGGATCAATAATACCACTTGAAGAAGAGAAAGTACCAAACATGTATATTACATTTGAcgaattgatcaattatttaCGAGATAAGATATTTTTCCCagaaaacaagaaaaaccTTCGTGGAATTGAGGTTAAAATAAACTATTTATTACAATTGTGTTCATTTAAATGTCTGATCAATGGAACTGAGATTGATATTTAGATATATGAGGAACAGATATCTAGGAAGAATTACATTATTCGATAGCGGGGATGCTATAAATTTAGGGGCCGTGTTTTGTATTTGAGAGCAAGTGTTAGTGTTAGAGTTAGAGCGAATATAAATATGGGTGCTTAAGTAGATAACAGTGAAAACGGTTggtcttttctttttcatttctttaattttatttatttatagtcaattttaattaatatttattttatattcatcttggttgtatttttttttgggggggAATACTATTTGTAAATGAAAAGTAACAAACTTTCCAGCAACAAGGTGAGAGATAGATCAATGtatagttttattttcttttgttaCAATGATCTTTCGAGTTGCCAAACATcagcattttttttttgtatttttctAAAATAGTGGTCACAAATTATAGACAACAACTTTCCACATTCTAGTAAAATCccacaaacaaaa is part of the Candida dubliniensis CD36 chromosome R, complete sequence genome and encodes:
- a CDS encoding Sok1 protein homologue, putative (Similar to S. cerevisiae SOK1;~In S. cerevisiae: expression of the Sok1 protein suppresses cyclic AMP-dependent protein kinase mutants); its protein translation is MTSTNGQHSQPSQQHQQPEYNIATASSPTSTAAAAAAAAAAAASAPNSNTSPTTATGIVDSTSSRTTATAGATVTVTSETVIGSQPTSTTLVSDPSNAFHHRNQEFRQVCFNPSIVATSGLTAATSSNAAATSTTTNNTSSIKRNSPSSNDSSKRIRLDTTNTNSNANSNANTILTSTKPPKFVRKYRSRSLPIISFNNSSAFYPHYRQKKHHHHHHHNQDQHQNIFNTNSTIASSHSSVNNTSFISNTAVSSSSSSSSNTIPSLPPINLQSLKEIDLHEILKNPQLRHDILFDPQLQFRPNLDGERGKRKKSIIDKYWLEVRKECQGFFNQKVKPEEIKIHRLPILFTTLRDILLSLLPTKDRQQVSEIMDIELLVQQLKHGSFDFVEMSQWLGDVFKSHCAPMRDQWVVEMIEKFVDAYNYNNVSYLVNGLRMIFQILEAMKLDVANHQIRILRPVLIETAVDFERDYFQTLINHSKINIHDSLNWFYKNFVKKFDSIQQSSTAGGGGGTNPAKRLSTLHQDAINNTNLKPIIISSVIDLLSCRQMASEFPSTLAFDHTRLVLLRADARQLVCIQLCVVLYKQLVINAKVSTNLLSPNNIAKVQQEILAIVTDDSGNIKWTKNISAISLQLVKNLYPNESKINVSDPSIKSLVQFSHSWLSKHMQPNSQVYGLMEIKVFKELLTEISVLVENDDLISDTSNITTTTTTSTGAGAAATAPIANTTTTTTTTTTNNELKNIATRIATLVKFHWNVFGGYYIDYLKSQRSKLQQEQDNSTILPTMMEDGDDNNNVSSKKKNDDDKTNNTNPTSHRGGENNSNIDNTTSAPLSMLS